The sequence below is a genomic window from Ovis canadensis isolate MfBH-ARS-UI-01 breed Bighorn chromosome 1, ARS-UI_OviCan_v2, whole genome shotgun sequence.
ttgccaccctcttttcctttgtcttcaatcttttgaAGCATTTTACACTCACAAAACAGCAACTCGGAAAAGTAAAGTGACTCGCGCAAGGTCATAGATTGTTAAGAGGTACAGCTTGGACTTGAACCCAGTTCTTCAGCCTCTAAATTTAGCTCTCTTAACCACAGTTGCTTCCCTGTTACTATGTTTTCCCTTCGTAGTATTTTATAAACCCCCTGGATTAAGTCCGTAGTAATTTTAGTACAGCTGGCAACTGCTCGCTTAGTGCCGAGTCATTGTTGCCTTTCTCTGTCCTTAATAGGCCAAGAAACCTACCATGGCAGTACTTGTGGCCTCTCATCCTCGGGCAGAGCCCAGTcgggggagggagggaacaggGGAGCACGTTGGCCGCTGGGACATGGGTTTACTGAGCGCTCCAGAGACTCTTGTTCCTGTCAGGTGTCATGTTGATTCGGATATGTGTTTGCTGAGGAAGCTAagcacttttttctttccttttgttttctagcCCGGCTTTCGAAAACATCTGGGCCtgctggagaaaaagaaagattacaAGCTTCGTGCAGAGTGAGTGCAGTCCTTCTAGTAGAGGTGCTGCCAAAAAAGCTTACAGCCTCCCTGTATTGCAGCTGAACAGCCTGAGTGTCCAACAACGGACAGTTTCCTGCCATTGATAAAATGGCCAAAAGCTCTGGCAGCCTGTCAGATACTTTTCTGGGACCCTAAACTTCTCTCTTTGTTTAGGCGGAGCATTATTTAACTGTCATTGcgttgtgaattttttttattatgttgttCCAGATCGTTTTCTCATGGTGGCTATGATTTGCTTCTGCCTTGGTGTTTGAGCCAAaagctgaatctttttttttctctcttttcttgacATTCAAGATAAAATCTAACATTCCAGTTGTTGAGTCTCTTACATCACCATGTGTGGTGTGGAATGAAGAGATGTGAAAGATGGATTCATGGGACTGAGCGTGGGTGATAATGAACTCTGAAAACATCTTATAAAACAATTATccccattcttcttcttctttagcACTTTATTTGCAAAgtgttttataattatttgttagCCATGCATGTCAGCTGAGGTCCTTTTTTATGCTCCTAGAGCAGATGGTGATGGATTCAGTGAGTTGCTGTGGGTCCCAGAGTttttcaggcaaataataataataactgagaCACTGTTCTCCGAGAGTTATCATTTTTATACTTAAGTTATTCCACCTAGCAACCTTGAGGGGATACTATTATCACGCCCATTTCCCAAATTAAATAGGGATGTAGAGTGGTTAACTAACCCATCCAAGATTACTCAGCCACAAGCGGTGGAGTCAGGGTTTGAACGCAGactgtctggctccagagtccacgATTTCAGTCTCTGTGCTGTGCTGCAGCGTGTAGTTTCCGAATCTTAATTTGGTTACTCGGTGCTCAGACTTGCCTCATAATCCTGTCTGAGGAGTTCTAATTTGTGCTTTGTTGGGTCTCTCCCTGTAATGATGTAAATGGCACTAAAACTTACATGGAAAAAGGACtgttattagtttcaggtagaACTGGGATAGGAGTGAAACCACAGGTGAACAAGGTCTGCAGCAGTGGAGTGTGGATCGAATCTAGTCACCACTTCGGCTCTTTTGAGTTTCATTTTGTGTATATCACTAGATGCTTGTAAAGTTTGCTTGttgtagttttttcttcttttctgctgtGAACTTGTATAACCTGCTTTTTAGTGATTACCGGAAAAAGCAAGAATACCTCAGAGCTCTCCGGAAAAAGGCTCTGGAAAAAAATCCAGATGAATTCTACTATAAAATGACGCGGGTTAAACTCCAGGTGAGTGCCTAATGGATCAGTTGGTATTTTGAGCTCCAGCTCAAAAAGGAAAATAGGGATGagggaggagatggagagaggatcctgggCTTTTATTTAGCCCTTCTCCAGTTGGTCAGATGCTCCTGGTCAGTATCCAAGGTGAAGCTGCCCTTTCATGAGCTGCATGCGTTTCTGCCCATGAGTCTCAGTTGTTTGATGCCTGGAACCGTTCCTgttcttcccccccccccttttttttttacgtTATAAAAGTAAAACCTGAACTTTATTGTTGCTTTTTGCCTTTGGAAGGATTTTACACACAGGCTTCAATCTTCAGAATACCCTAGATTCAGTAGAAAaaccatttaaatgaaatttcgTACAGTAGAAACTTTTCAGCAATCAAAATTTAGACTGTAAAAAGCATGCAGAACATGCTTTTCTGAAAACATTGAACAAAGCACTGAATGCAGAATGAAAATAAGATTTCAATTCCACCAAAAGTAGTCATCATAGAAGGTGTGAAAGTCACTgttcacctaaaaaaaaaatattatccaCAGACATATCCTAACTCTAGGACTGGCTTTAGAAAGTCTTCAACTTCTTGCTTTAATAGCAGTGAGGTGAATATGATTGAGCTCTGGAACGTGATCTGCATCCTCCCTACTACAGTAGGGAGAAGGTGACTGTCTTCTGTAGGCCTGAGCCCTGTCTTGAGCAGTTCCCCATCCTCCTCCTTCACTTCCTCTGTGAGGTGCACTGTGGCAGTCCTGAACATCATAGCCTCAGTCATATCCTCTGTTGTGATCTTGATGACACGAGCTGCTGTAGGTAGATCTCCCCGTGTAGATCCCTGGTGTAGGATTATGTGGTCTTTTTGCTTTAAAGTAGTCAACTCTGACCCCAACGTTCATCAAGCTCCATTCCATTGGCACACTCTTTTGCTTCGTTGGCATCATCTACATTTTCAAAGGATACAGTCCTGACCATCTAGACTGCTGGTCACAATGCAATAGACACGTCAGCCATTGAGCCATATTTAGAGAACACTTCTTTTAGCCCTCTAGCTGTAGTGTGCAGGTTCAATCCAAATACTGCCGGAGCTTTTCTGAGTTGGTGACAGGAGGTGCTGAGTTGAACATGTGTCTTAGAGGCCTGGTTCATTGAGTGGCTGTTATATGTAGCCTTTGGTCTCGCCATGCACTGTGCCTACAGCTTGTTAGTGATTTTACTCTAATAGGAACTGTATCTTCCCGATTTGGATTTTTAGGATGGAGTTCATGTTATTAAGGAGACGAAGGAAGAAGTAACTCCAGAACAGCTGAAGCTAATGAGAACGCAGGATATCAAATACATAGAGATGAAAAGAGTTGCAGAAGCAAAGGTAACaactaaaaatgtttattctgaCATGTTTTTGTTGGttaagaagagaaatagaaatccACTGGTCTCAAGTTACAAGTTGATTCCTTTTGGCGTTTCTTAAAGTACACTTAATTATGATAATGTTTTAAAGGTATAGTTAGCATGGTAGAGTAGAAAGAGGTCAAGTTTGAGAATGAGAGAGATTTAGGTTTAAATTCGGGCTCTGCCTTTTATTAACCCCGTGATTATGGACAAATGAGCTTCCTGGGGCTGTTTCCTTATTTCTGTCTCATAGAATTATTATTATAAGGCTTCAGTGAGTTTTGTGCAGTGCCTGGCTATGCCCGTAGCTGACATATGATTGGTGCTTGGTACATTTTAGTGATCCTTTCTTTTGAAAGAATGGACCAGATTCTTTGCTGGCTGGTGATAATGATGTGAAGTGGTCTAAACTTTTGCAAATTCATTTCTGATATCCTAGAAGAACCCAACATAAAATGAGACCATATTCTGTGTTCCAGAAAATTGAAAGACTAAAAGCAGAGCTCCATCTGCTGGATTTCCGGGGGAAGCAACAgaataaacatgtttttttttttgacaccaaAAAGGAAGGTATGAAATGTTTGAAGGTTTCTGGGACAGTCTAGCGTGTTGGTCTGTGTTGTTTGGTGTTAGAGACAGCGCCTTAAGGATTGTCTTGACTTTTAGTTGAACAGTTTGATATTGCCACTCACCTGCGAACAGCTCCAGAACTAGTTGACAGAGTCTTTAACAGACCCACGATAGAGACCTTGcagaaggagaaagtgaaaggagTTAAcaatcagacgcgactgaaggtaagtttctccatttttcttcagGTCCGAGTTTATGGGAATCTaggttcctttcctccttccccccactgtccaccccctcctccacctccagcaTTCCATAAGATTCTTTGTGGAAAAAGTGCTAAGTTCTCTTAGGGAAGTAGAAGGAGAATTTGGTGATGGGAATGGAAGTGGAGGAAGGTTTCTTAGTTTCTGAGATTGGAGGATGTGTGGTATAGTGGTCAGGAGCATGGTTCTGGTCTTTAGgtctgcatttattttcttcttcttctttttttttttttctcttttggccatgctgtgaagTTTATGAGATCTTGGTTCCTGACCAGAAATTGAATCTGGGCCCCGGCAAAGCACAAGGTCCTAACcgttgcaccaccagggaattccctaagtcTGCATTTGACTCCACCTCTGACCCTGGGCTTATGCTTTCAGTGCTGTAACAGATGGTAACAGTTTTAAAATACAGAGAAGGGGGGAGGACACTGAAGATGAAGGGATTTGGTATACTTTGATATTAAACCTTTACCAGTGCCTATGCATATCCAAAGGTCTTTCATGTTCTGCATTTGTAGCCCAGATTTTGTATCGATTTGTCCTTATGGTGTTTTCCATTGCTGTAACTGGGTTCATGCAGAAGACTTTTCTCCAAGTCTTCTGGAGTTGAACTCTCACTTGTGACTGATTCATTCAAAAAACTGCTGTCAGTGTGTTTCAGGCAGACAGCTGTTCTGTTTTGATTTGAATCATTTACACCGCATCAGCTTTGCTTCCAATGTTTAATTTCACAGCAGCTTCTCTAGCTCAGAGGCAGCTAAACTTGCTTTAGTAATATAAATACCCGTAATTAGTTTGACTATATTGGGTAATCCCATAAATTTGACAGTCTGTGCAATGAAGTGAAAACAAAAGCTGTCTGAAACCACTGCTGTGAGACTATGCTAGGATCGGTGAATCATTTACATCTGAGGCCCAGTAATATTCCCCTCTTTGTAGATAACACTTCCGGCTGAAGAGCCGGCTGAGCTAGTGTTCTAGTGCTGACCTTGTTTGTCAGGGAGTTGTGTTTTCAATTAGCTGCGTTACTGACACGTCTCATGTATTGCAGTAGTCCCGAAAGAGATTGGTCCCGCGTAGGGTATTTCACCAACATACCTTTGGAGAAGTTGGGAAAGTTTGAATCTTGCCCTTATGtctggtggtagtggtggttttaaatcaattatttaaagcaaaattattttgattaataagagactgcttactccttggaagaaaagttatgaccaacctagagagcatattcaaaagcagagacattactttgccgactaaggtctgtctagtcaaggctatggtttttcctgtggtcatgtatggatgtgagagttggactgtgaagaaggctgagtgccgaagaatggatgcttttgaactgtggtgttggagaagactcttgagagtcccttggactgcaaggagatccaaccaatccgttctgaaggagatcggccctgggatttctttggaaggaatgatgctaaagctgaaactccagtactttggccacctcatgtgaagagttgactcattggaaaagactgtgatgctgggagggattgggggcaggaggagaaggggacgacagaggatgagatggctggatggcatcagtgactcgatggacgtcacgtccgagtgaactccgggagttggtgatggacagggaggcctggcatgctgcgattcatggggtcgcaaagagtcggacatgactgagcgactgaactgaactgagtggtggCTTAGGGAATTTATAGTCTGTAACTTGGAGGGTTTGGGAAATCCATGAATGGGCTTTAGGAAGTCTGTGAACACCTTCTTCccaccttaaaattttttttttttccaccttaaAATTTTATGTGACTAGGTAGGtatatttgtattaatttatacaaacatatatgtacatttatgtgAAGAAAGACtctccagaaaaagaaagaatccaAAGCTT
It includes:
- the UTP11 gene encoding probable U3 small nucleolar RNA-associated protein 11, with product MAAAFRKAAKSRQREHRERSQPGFRKHLGLLEKKKDYKLRADDYRKKQEYLRALRKKALEKNPDEFYYKMTRVKLQDGVHVIKETKEEVTPEQLKLMRTQDIKYIEMKRVAEAKKIERLKAELHLLDFRGKQQNKHVFFFDTKKEVEQFDIATHLRTAPELVDRVFNRPTIETLQKEKVKGVNNQTRLKRIAKERQKQYDCLTQRIEREKKLFVIAQKIQTRKDLLDKTRKVKVKKETVNSPAIYKFESRRKR